The Polyangium spumosum genome includes a window with the following:
- a CDS encoding DUF6968 family protein produces MATLTTRVLQYRGDDGKERDVTLTVFVPFADEHGGWKCGFQFSPPTHRRVVYVGGIDFIQALVGCLKVARGYVEHPEEERSHWQGMSHSGLPTPQARPGEYRAPEVPAPESNPGDLEVLTTRALGHSDTSGVETELVFTVFKPFQADDGSWKCGFAFGPSEGASVRYGVGADFIEAFLDALALARVAFDDMAPTGPASGLALDCSDFPYKVGRAFATDPVVDPDAVAPP; encoded by the coding sequence ATGGCCACCCTGACCACACGCGTCCTCCAGTACCGCGGAGACGACGGCAAGGAGCGGGACGTCACCCTCACGGTATTCGTGCCCTTTGCGGATGAGCATGGCGGGTGGAAGTGCGGGTTCCAGTTCAGTCCACCCACCCATCGGCGCGTCGTTTACGTCGGCGGCATCGATTTCATCCAGGCGCTCGTCGGGTGCCTCAAGGTCGCGCGTGGTTACGTCGAGCACCCCGAAGAGGAGCGCTCACACTGGCAAGGCATGTCGCATTCCGGCTTGCCCACGCCCCAGGCCAGGCCAGGCGAATATCGCGCCCCCGAGGTGCCAGCGCCGGAGAGCAACCCGGGAGACCTGGAGGTGCTCACGACACGAGCGCTCGGCCATTCCGATACGAGCGGCGTCGAAACGGAGCTCGTGTTCACCGTGTTCAAGCCGTTTCAGGCGGACGACGGATCGTGGAAGTGTGGCTTTGCGTTTGGTCCGTCCGAGGGGGCATCGGTCCGGTATGGCGTCGGCGCCGATTTCATCGAGGCCTTCCTCGACGCGCTCGCCCTGGCGCGTGTCGCGTTCGACGATATGGCCCCGACGGGCCCGGCGTCCGGGCTGGCGCTGGACTGCAGCGACTTCCCCTACAAGGTGGGGCGGGCCTTTGCGACCGATCCCGTCGTCGATCCCGACGCCGTCGCGCCGCCGTGA
- a CDS encoding beta-galactosidase, with amino-acid sequence MTAREDRPRAEGQGRKVRLVPGGIEINGDVVPLWAGSVHYWRLDPGAWRACLEAVKAMGLRLVDTYIPWGVHEVAPGKLELGATDPQRDITRFCRIAEELGLHVIARPGPHINAELTYFGLPERIVWDPACQARSPDQNPVLLPMLPFAFPVPSYASDAFHDEAARYFQALGPTLAPLLYPDGPIVLFQIDNEGALYFRDGAYDQDYHPDAIRLYREFLREKYGTIEALRASYGVEPKDGEVPSSRKGEATRFSSIDPPRKLDATRPRDLARHLDWSEFHEHLLATAFQRLGRALAAAGMDGLPTTHNLPPGQDATPLNAARVTKVVDLVGLDYYHLANPTSRAIIARRTSELATRCEALSVPAFACEMGAGFPPFFPPLDERDGAFTVLCALAYGLRGFNVYMAVERDRWIGAPIDRHGRERPYATFWRKLCAALEQTSFHDLRRKTPVRILIPRTERRLARVMHAFGPLSGAFFSIVGAGARERCVEDDLGLGYPLAIEADTFATAFEQALESRGVPFAVVGGEDRDTALGDARWLICATSGALKPELFERLAEAKARGARVTLGPREPRFDGAFRPVDVPFDLGRLGDDGPLTPDVPAAADAAVAQAIETLGLPTYACDPGGVYVTVHEDASGAPRVLFVINPSERDFVARVSAGAARTKATDLIDDSTFEARAGTIEVRMKPRTVRMLALR; translated from the coding sequence ATGACCGCACGTGAAGACAGGCCGAGGGCCGAAGGGCAGGGGCGAAAGGTGCGTCTCGTCCCAGGCGGGATCGAGATCAACGGCGACGTCGTCCCGCTCTGGGCAGGCTCCGTCCACTACTGGCGCCTCGACCCCGGCGCCTGGCGCGCTTGCCTCGAGGCCGTCAAGGCCATGGGCCTGCGCCTCGTCGACACCTACATCCCCTGGGGCGTCCACGAGGTCGCCCCCGGCAAGCTCGAGCTCGGCGCCACCGACCCCCAGCGCGACATCACCCGCTTCTGCCGCATCGCCGAGGAGCTCGGCCTCCACGTCATCGCCCGCCCCGGGCCCCACATCAACGCCGAGCTCACCTACTTCGGCCTGCCCGAGCGTATCGTCTGGGACCCGGCCTGCCAGGCCCGCTCCCCCGACCAGAACCCGGTCTTGCTCCCCATGCTCCCGTTCGCGTTCCCCGTCCCGAGTTACGCGAGCGACGCCTTCCACGACGAGGCCGCGCGGTACTTCCAGGCCCTCGGCCCCACGCTCGCGCCGCTGCTCTACCCGGACGGGCCCATCGTCCTCTTCCAGATCGACAACGAAGGCGCCCTCTACTTCCGCGACGGCGCCTACGACCAGGACTACCACCCCGACGCGATCCGCCTCTACCGCGAGTTCCTGCGCGAAAAGTACGGCACCATCGAGGCCCTGCGCGCCTCCTACGGCGTCGAGCCCAAGGACGGCGAGGTCCCGTCGAGCCGCAAGGGCGAGGCGACACGTTTCTCCTCCATCGACCCGCCGCGCAAGCTCGACGCCACGCGCCCGCGTGACCTCGCCCGACACCTCGACTGGTCCGAGTTCCACGAGCACCTGCTCGCCACCGCGTTCCAGCGCCTCGGCCGCGCGCTCGCCGCCGCCGGCATGGACGGGCTGCCCACGACGCACAACCTGCCGCCGGGCCAGGACGCGACGCCCCTCAACGCCGCCCGCGTCACCAAGGTCGTCGACCTCGTCGGGCTCGACTACTACCACCTGGCGAACCCCACGAGCCGCGCCATCATCGCCCGCCGCACGAGCGAGCTCGCGACGCGCTGCGAGGCCCTCTCCGTGCCCGCGTTCGCCTGCGAGATGGGCGCCGGCTTCCCGCCCTTCTTCCCGCCCCTCGACGAGCGCGACGGCGCCTTCACCGTCCTCTGCGCCCTCGCCTACGGCCTGCGTGGCTTCAACGTCTACATGGCCGTCGAGCGCGACCGCTGGATCGGCGCCCCCATCGACCGCCACGGCCGCGAGCGCCCGTACGCCACCTTCTGGCGCAAGCTCTGCGCCGCCCTCGAGCAGACGAGCTTCCACGATCTGCGCCGGAAGACCCCCGTCCGGATCCTCATCCCCCGCACCGAGCGCAGGCTCGCGCGGGTCATGCACGCCTTCGGCCCGCTCTCGGGCGCGTTTTTCTCCATCGTCGGGGCCGGCGCGCGGGAGCGTTGCGTCGAGGACGACCTCGGCCTCGGGTATCCGCTCGCCATCGAGGCCGACACCTTCGCCACCGCCTTCGAGCAGGCCCTCGAGTCGCGCGGCGTGCCCTTCGCCGTCGTCGGCGGCGAGGACCGCGACACCGCGCTCGGCGACGCGCGCTGGCTCATCTGCGCGACCTCCGGCGCCCTCAAGCCCGAGCTCTTCGAGCGCCTCGCCGAGGCCAAGGCGCGTGGCGCCCGCGTCACCCTCGGCCCGCGCGAGCCTCGCTTCGACGGCGCGTTCCGTCCCGTGGACGTCCCCTTCGACCTCGGCCGCCTCGGCGACGACGGTCCGCTCACGCCCGACGTGCCCGCCGCGGCCGACGCGGCCGTCGCGCAGGCGATCGAGACGCTCGGCCTGCCCACGTACGCCTGCGATCCCGGCGGCGTGTACGTCACCGTGCACGAGGACGCCTCGGGCGCGCCACGCGTGCTCTTCGTGATCAACCCGTCCGAGCGGGACTTCGTGGCCCGCGTGAGCGCCGGCGCGGCGCGGACGAAGGCGACGGACCTGATCGACGATTCGACCTTCGAAGCGCGCGCCGGCACGATCGAGGTGCGCATGAAGCCGCGGACGGTGCGGATGCTGGCGCTGCGGTGA
- a CDS encoding nucleoside hydrolase, which produces MISTQEAPLGAAPSIFDLDIGTDPDDTCVAAMLAARPSRFRPALLVTSDETREKGRARFLAGLLRASRVELPVAAGLPSVRNRASCLVEEAGLAPDDVRFSVDAVGEIVRVLEASPRVDYVGLGPLSNLDAALLARPELAARVRLFQMGPALAGAYRREAAQYNARLDPGAFARVLARVEKPRLLFSHSSWGSGLGVYPDDPLACALRGASPAGALFVRHLEAWVETGKPCSIMHDPLTVLSAALPGLCDSADVSLVVRDDGWVGLTEEAHAALARELPARGKVIAGLLSERHAQMEGVRIEARMSLDTDGAAARRAIGEALLGEEGAAVGVAWGDWNRGRGER; this is translated from the coding sequence GTGATTTCGACGCAGGAAGCCCCGCTCGGCGCGGCGCCGTCGATCTTCGACCTGGACATCGGCACGGATCCGGACGACACGTGCGTCGCGGCGATGCTGGCCGCGCGGCCGTCGCGATTTCGACCTGCCCTGCTGGTGACGAGCGACGAGACGCGCGAAAAAGGGCGCGCGCGGTTCCTCGCGGGGTTGCTCCGCGCGTCGAGGGTGGAGCTCCCGGTGGCGGCGGGGCTGCCGAGCGTGCGCAATCGGGCGTCGTGCCTGGTGGAGGAGGCGGGGCTCGCGCCGGACGACGTGCGATTCTCGGTCGACGCGGTCGGGGAGATCGTGCGGGTGCTCGAGGCGTCTCCGCGGGTCGATTACGTGGGGCTCGGGCCGCTCTCGAACCTCGACGCGGCGCTTTTGGCGCGTCCGGAGCTCGCGGCGCGGGTGCGTCTCTTTCAGATGGGCCCGGCGCTCGCGGGGGCGTACCGGCGGGAGGCGGCGCAATACAATGCGCGGCTCGACCCGGGGGCCTTCGCGCGGGTGCTCGCGCGGGTGGAGAAGCCGCGGCTATTGTTCAGCCATTCGAGCTGGGGGAGCGGGCTCGGGGTCTACCCGGACGACCCGCTGGCGTGCGCGCTCCGAGGGGCCTCTCCCGCGGGAGCGCTCTTCGTGCGGCACCTGGAGGCGTGGGTGGAGACGGGCAAGCCCTGCTCGATCATGCACGACCCATTGACGGTGCTCTCGGCGGCCTTGCCGGGGCTCTGCGATTCCGCGGATGTGTCGCTCGTGGTGCGCGACGACGGATGGGTGGGGCTGACGGAGGAGGCACACGCGGCGCTGGCGAGGGAGCTGCCAGCGCGAGGGAAGGTGATCGCAGGGTTGTTATCGGAGCGGCATGCGCAGATGGAGGGCGTCCGGATCGAGGCGCGAATGTCGCTGGATACGGATGGCGCAGCGGCGAGGCGGGCGATCGGGGAGGCGCTGCTCGGGGAGGAGGGGGCGGCGGTGGGGGTGGCGTGGGGGGATTGGAATCGGGGGCGGGGGGAGAGATGA